The Mercurialis annua linkage group LG8, ddMerAnnu1.2, whole genome shotgun sequence genome window below encodes:
- the LOC126661106 gene encoding BURP domain-containing protein 5-like, with translation MELHLILMFTLCLLFSNKSNGALPEEVYWKSKLPNTPLPKALQELLQPPGNISNFAEVELVMAPTRGKRSTYGTGYWNEELKTVSSNNIMQNETTIYFLYNDLHPNKKMKLIFTKSIKGSKFLPRQIAEAIPFSSNKSQEIFDYFSIKPASKEAQVINQTIEECEAPNIRGEDKYCATFFESLVNFVTAKLGSKIRAFSNEVEEENKKEEYTILKGIKMIGDKQIVCHKERYKYAVYYCHAINATKAYMVPLVANNGSKAKAIVVCHSDTSAWNPKHFAFQVINVKPGGPPICHFLNTDTIVWVPM, from the exons ATGGAGCTTCATCTCATTCTCATGTTCACCCTATGTTTG CTTTTTTCCAATAAAAGTAATGGTGCTTTACCAGAAGAGGTCTACTGGAAATCCAAGTTACCAAACACTCCATTACCAAAGGCTTTACAAGAACTTTTGCAGCCTCCTG GAAATATAAGTAATTTTGCAGAAGTAGAGCTTGTTATGGCTCCAACTAGAGGAAAAAGATCAACCTATGGAACTGGATATTGGAATGAAGAATTGAAAACAGTTTCCAGCAataatattatgcaaaatgaAACTACTATATACTTTTTATACAACGATCTCCAtcctaataaaaaaatgaaacttattTTCACAAAATCCATCAAAGGATCCAAATTCTTACCTCGTCAAATTGCCGAGGCTATACCCTTCTCGAGCAACAAGTCACAAGAAATTTTCgattatttttcaataaaaccCGCATCGAAAGAAGCTCAGGTCATAAATCAAACAATTGAAGAATGTGAAGCACCAAATATTAGAGGAGAAGACAAATATTGTGCTACTTTTTTCGAGTCGCTAGTCAATTTCGTTACCGCCAAGCTAGGCTCGAAAATTAGGGCATTTTCGAACGAGGTAGAAGAAGAAAACAAGAAGGAAGAGTATACTATTTTAAAAGGTATCAAAATGATAGGTGACAAACAAATAGTTTGTCATAAGGAGAGATATAAATATGCAGTATATTATTGCCATGCAATTAATGCTACGAAGGCTTATATGGTTCCGCTGGTGGCTAATAATGGCTCTAAAGCTAAAGCAATTGTTGTTTGTCACTCGGATACATCAGCTTGGAACCCTAAACATTTTGCCTTCCAAGTCATTAATGTTAAGCCTGGAGGACCTCCAATTTGTCATTTCCTTAATACTGATACAATTGTTTGGGTTCCtatgtaa